The nucleotide sequence AGATCTACGAATTGCCGTATCGCTATACATGGCATCCCGTATACGACAAGGCGGGCGGCGTGCCCGCCATCGCCGAGGTCAAGTTCAGCCTCGTCAGCCAGAGGGGCTGCTTCGGCGGCTGTCATTTCTGCGCCATCGTGTCGCATCAGGGGCGCATCATCCAGCATAGGAGCAAGGAGTCCCTGCTGCGCGAGGCGAAGCGGCTCATCGCCCTGCCCGATTTCAAGGGCTATATTCACGATGTCGGCGGGCCGACGGCGAACTTCTATGAGCCGTCGTGCAGCGCCCAGCTCGTGCGCGGGACGTGCCGCGGCAAGGCATGCCTTTCGCCCTTGTGCGAGAACCTGCGGGCCGATCACAGAGAATACTTGGCTATCCTAGAGAGCCTTCGCACGCTGCCCGGCGTGAAGAAGGTCTTCATCCGCTCAGGCATTCGCTTCGACTACCTGCAGCAGGCGCACGATGATTTTCTGGAAGTGCTGTGCCGTCATCATATCAGCGGACAGCTACGCATCGCGCCCGAGCATGTGTCGAGGCGCGTCACGCGACTCATGGGAAAGCCCGGAAAATCCGTATACCTGCGCTTTGTCAAGGCGTTCGAAGAAATGAACCGAAAGATCGGCAAGAAGCAGTACCTCGTGCCGTACTTCATGTCAAGCCACCCGGGCGCACACATCGAAGACGCCGTCGAGCTTGCGGAGTTCATCCATGAGCGCGGCTACCATCCCGAGCAGGTGCAGGACTTCATCCCGACGCCCGGCACGCTTTCGACCTGCATGTACCATACGGGAATCAATCCTCTGACGGGCGAGAAGGTCTATACGGCGAAGAAGGCGGAGGAGAAGAGGATGCAGCGCGCGCTTCTGCAGTATTGGCTGCCCGAGAATGACGCCATCGTGCGCAAGGCGCTGCATCTGGCGGGCAGGAGCGACCTCATCGGCTACGGGAAGAAGTGTCTGCTGCGTCCGAAACGGCGCGAGACGGTGGAAAAAACGAGAAAAAAACGAAGGAAAGAGAAGGGGATATAGATGCGTTGCCCATTTTGCAAAGAGGAGGACAGCCGCGTCGTCGACTCGCGTGCTGCTGACGACGGCAATACCATTCGCCGCCGCAGGGAGTGTACGTCGTGCGGCAAGCGCTTCACGACATACGAGACAGTGGAGAAGATTCCGCTGATGGTTATTAAAAATGACGGCAGGCGCGTCGTCTTCGACCGCAACAAGCTGCTGAACGGCCTCATACGCTCGTGCGACAAGCGCGACATTCCGACGGAGCGCATCATTGCTCTGGCGGACGAGATCGAAAAGGAGCTTCGCAATACGATGAACCGCGAGGTCTACACGCGCGACATCGGCGAACTCGTGATGGAGAAGCTCAAGAACTTCGACGAGGTCGCCTACATCCGCTTCGCCTCGGTCTACCGCAAGTTTGCCGACATCAGCGGCTTCCGCGAGGAGTTGGAAGCGCTGCTCAGGGAGAAGAACCCGTCTTGAGCTGGAAGATCAAGCGGCGCCTGCGCGAGCAGTTGGAACGCGAGCGCGGCTATTTTTCGTTTCCGACGGGCACGCGGCGCGCCTTCGCGCTCGTATACCCCAATTCCTACTTCGTCGGCATGTCGAACCTCGGGCTGCACATCATCTACGACCTCTTGAACCGACGTCCCGACACGGCGTGCGAGCGCTTCTTCCTGCCGAGCGACGAGGAACAGCGCGAGCATGAGCGTACGGGCACGCCGCTTCTGAGCCTGGAGAACCAGCAGCCGCTCCATCGCTTCTCGTTGATCGGCTTTGCCGTCTCCTTCGAGATGGACTACTTCAACCTGCTGCGCATCCTGCAGCTTGGCAAGGTCAAACTTCTGGCGGCGGAGCGCGGCGAGCAGGACGCCATCGTCCTCGCGGGCGGGCCTTGCGCCACGTTCAACCCCGAGCCGTTGAGTCTCTTCGTCGACGCCTTCGTCATCGGCGAGGGCGAGGTCGTCATGCCGGCTCTGATGGACGCATACGACGACGCCGTGCGGCAGGGTCTTTCGCGTGCCGAGCTTCTGTGCGCCCTATCGAAGGTCGAGGGCGTCTACGTGCCATCGCTCTACGCGCACGACTACGATGAGTCGGCCCGCCTGTGTGCCATTCGCCCTGCGGCGGGCGCTCCTTCGCGCGTCACGCGCCAATGGGTGCGCGATCTCGACGAATTTCCCGCGCACACAGTAGTCGTCACCGACGATACGGAATTCAACCTTTACCTCATCGAGACGGCGCGCGGCTGCGGCAGGCACTGCCGCTTCTGCATGGCGGGCTACTGCTTTCGACAGCCGCGCAATCGCTCGCTGAAGGTCTTGGAAAAGGAAGTCCAAGAGGCGAAGAAGTACGAAAAGCGTATCGGACTCATGGGAGCCGCCATCTCGGACTATCCCGAGATCGACGCTTTGTGCCGCGACATTCTGGCAGAAAATCTCGGCATGTCCGTCGCCTCCTTCCGCGCCGATTCCGTGACCGAGGAGCTTGTCGCGTCCCTTTCGAGGAGCGGTCTGCGCACGATCACGCTCGCCCCCGAGGCGGGAAGCGTGCGCATGAGGAAGATCATCAACAAGGGCATCGAGGAGGAGCATCTCCGCCATACGGTCGATCTCGCGCTGCAGGCGGGCATCCGCCAGTTCCGTCTCTACTTGATGATCGGCCTGCCCTACGAGGAGGAAGAGGACATCAAGGCCATCGTCGATATGACCGTGCGCCTGCATGAGCACATCCGGGCGAAGAAGGAGCATGCGCAGATCACCTTGAGCATCAATCCGTTCATCCCCAAGCCGTTCACGCCCTTTCAGTGGCTGCCGATGGCGGACGAAAAATGGGTCAAGGATGCGATGAAGACGATTCGCAAGGGGCTGGCGTCCTACAGGAGCATTCGCATCATCGCCGAATCGCCCAAGAGCGCCTATGTGCAGGGCGTGCTCGCGCGCGGCGACCGCCGCGTCGCTCGCGCCCTGCACCGCGCCTTCCTCGCGGGCGGCGCGAAATCGTTCAAGCGTGCGCTGAAGGAAGAGGGGCTTTCCTTTGCGGACTTTCTGCAGGTGCGGCACGCAGAAGATGCGGTATTCCCGTGGGATGCGCTCGACATGGGATTTCCCAAGCAGTACCTCTACCGCGAACTGCAGAGGGCGGCGGTGCTGCAATATACGAAACCTTGCTTTTCGGGATGCACACGCTGCGGCGTTTGTGATACAATGGAGGAGAGACATGTTTCAGCTCAGACATAGCGGCGGCCTTTGGCGCGGCTCGTTCTCGCTCTTTCCCGAGGAGGGGCTGGCGCACGGCATTTCCACGCGCTTGGGCGGCGTCTCGAAGCCGCCGTTTGCCGCATTGAACATGGCGCTCCACGTCGGCGACTGCGCCGCGGACGTCTCGGAGAATCGCCGCTTCTTTGCAGAGGCTCTGGGACTTGACGCTGCGCGGATCGTCACGCCGCGCCAGGTGCACGGCGACGAAGTGCGCCTTGTCCGCGCCAGCGATGCGGGCATGGGCGCGAGCTGCTATGACGAGTCCGTGCCCGCCTGCGACGCCCTGATGACGGCGCAGGCGGGACTGCCCTTGCTGCTGTGCTTCGCCGACTGCGTGCCGCTCCTCTTCTTCGACCCTGTGCGCCGCGTCGTTGCCGCCGCTCATGCGGGCTGGAAGGGGACGGTCGCCGAGATCGGGCGAAAGACCGTGCAGCGCATGGCCGAGACGTTCGGCTCGCGTCCGCAGGACATCCTCGCGGGCATCGGCCCTTCCATCGGCGCGTGCTGCTTCGAGGTCGGCGAGGAGGTCGCGGCGGCTTTTCGCGCGGCATTTCCTGAAGCGCCCGAGCTTCTTTCGCACTCGCCCGAGGGGAAGCGGACGATCGACTTGTGGGCGGCCAACCGCCTGCAGCTCGAAGCGGCGGGACTCCTTCCCGCGCATATCGACAGTGCTGACGTATGCACGAAGTGCAATGCCGGACTCTTTTTTTCCTATCGCGAAGAGCACGGGACGACGGGACGCTTCGCCGCGTGGATCGCTTTGAAGTAGTTTGCAGGAGGTAAGCAAGTTGATCGAAGAGAATCTGCATGAAGTCTTGCGCTCCATCGAGGAGAGCAGGGCGAAGAGGACGATTGCCGATGCGAAAGAGCCTGTCCGCCTCGTGGCGGTGACGAAGAATCACGGCGTCGCCGAGATGCGCGAGGCGATCGCGCATGGCGTGACGGACATCGGCGAAAACCGCATACAGGAAGCGCGGGAGAAGTTCGAGACGCTTGAGCGCACGGCTGTATGGCATCTCATCGGTCACTTGCAGAAGAACAAGGCGAAGTACGCCGTGAAGCTCTTCGACCTCATTCATTCCGTTGACACCTTGGAGCTTGCCGAGGCCTTGGACAAGGAAGCGGGCAAGAGCGGCAAGCGGCAGGACGTCCTCGTGCAGGTCAACCTTGCCAAAGAAGCGTCGAAGTCCGGCATTTACGAAGAAGACTTGCAGCCCCTGCTCGAAGCTGTCGACGCACTGCCGCATCTGCGCCTTTGCGGTCTGATGTGCATAGCGCCCAACTACGACGAAGTCGAGGAGACGAGGCCGCTCTTTCGCCGCATGTATGAAATTTTTCAAAGGACGAAGGAGTTTCCGTGGAAAACGGCGAATATAAATTATTTGTCAATGGGTATGACACATGATTATCGGATCGCTGTGGAAGAAGGCGCCAATATCGTTCGTGTCGGCACGGCCATTTTCGGGCCACGTCAATATTGAGGAGGGAACAAGATGGGCTTCATTGATAAGGTGTGCGGAAAAATCGGCCTGATCGATCCGGAAGACATCAACGATAAAAGGGATTTGCGCGACGAAGACGACGATTTTGCAGAGTTTGACGAGATGGAGCGCGAGGAAGCGCCGGCGTCGAACGTCGTGAACTTCCAAGCGGCAGCGGCGAACGCTGCGATGAACAATGTCGCTGCCTACAAGATGAAGGTCGTCGTCATCGAGCCGAAGTCCTTCGATGATGCGCAGCAGGTGGCGAACTGTCTGCGCGAGAAGCGCCCCGTCGTCATCAACTTTGAGAACACCATCGAGGAGGACGCCAAGCGCATCACGGACTTCATCAGCGGCACGATCTACGCGCTGAACGGTGAGATCAAGAAGGTCAGCAACAACGTCTTCTTCTGTGCGCCGAGCAACGTCAATATCTCCTATTCGGAGGACAAGAAGTCGGTGTCGACGGAGATGCCGTGGCTGAAGAAGTAGGGCGGCGGCGATGAAACTTGCATTGATCGGCGGCGGCATGATGGCGGAGGCCGTCATCGCCGGCGTCCTGCGCGAAGAGGTGCTTCCTTCGGAGGCGGTCTTCGTCTCCGAGCACAAGGCGGCGCGCGTCGAGGAATTGAAGGAAACGTACGGCGTGCAGGCTTTCTGCAGCGCGCAATCCTTCCTCGGCGATATGGACGTCGTCATTCTCGCCGTCAAGCCGAATGCGGCGGAAGCAGCTCTCTTGGAGATTCGCGGGGCTTTGCGCTCGGATGCCGTCCTCGTGTCCATCGTGGCAGGACTGCCGCTTCCTAAGCTCGAAGCGCTGCTTCCCGGTCAGCCCGTCATCCGCGTCATGCCCAATACGCCGCTCGCCGTGGGCGAGGGCATGTCTGCCTACGCGCTCGGCTCGCGTGCGGGCGCAGCTCACGAGGAAGCGATTCGCACGATTCTCGCGGCGGCGGGAAAGGTCGTCTGCGTCAAGGAGTCTTTGATGGACGCCGTCACGGGGCTTTCGGGCAGCGGACCGGCCTTCGCCTTCCTCGTCATCGACGCGCTCGCGGACGGCGGCGTGGCGGCGGGGCTTTCGCGCAAGGACGCGCGGCTTTTGGCGGCGCAGACATTGCTCGGCTCCGCCAAGATGGCGCTCGATACGGGCAGGCATCCCGACGAGCTGCGCGATCAGGTCACATCGCCTGCGGGGACGACCATCGCAGGAATGCGCGTCCTTGAGCAGCGTGCCGTGCGCGGCGCATTCCTTGACGCCGTCTTGAGCGCGACGGAAAAATCGAAGTCTTTAGGGGAATAGGAGCACTATGTCGAATCGGGAAAAAATCCTGCGTTTCTATCGCGGCTCGGAAGGCGAAGAAACGGCAGTGAAATTAGTCGATGCCGCAGAAAAGGCGATGAAGAATCAAAAGTTCCGCCTGACGGCGTTCCTCGACCCCTTCGGTCAGGAAATCGCCGAGGTCGTGGCGGCGAACTTCGAAGGTCTCGCCGTTTCTTTCAACGGCGGCTATGCGGGGGCGGAGCGCCAGCGTGCCGTCTTTCAGCATGAAGATTTTCGCGGTACGCCCTCTTGGGAAATCGCCGTCGTGGAGGCGGTATGGAAGGATGCGTTCGCGCACATCTCGCATCGAGACGTTCTCGGCGCGATCATGGGGCTCGGCGTCGAGCGCGAGATCATCGGCGACATCCAGATTCAGCAGGGCGCGGCGCGTATCGTCACGGTAGAGAATATGGCGGATTTCCTGCTGACGAACTGCGTGCAGTTCGGCGCAGCGCATGTGACGTGCTCGCTCGGCGAACTTTCCGCCCTCCTGCCGCGCGAGGAACGCTGCAAGGAGATTCGCGCGACGGTAGCCTCCCTGCGCGCCGACTCGATTGCGGCGGCGGGCTTCGGCATGTCGCGCAGCCGGGCTGCAGCGGACATCGCGGCGGAAAAGCTCAAGCTCAACTGGCAGTCCGTAAAGAGCGCCTCTCAAGCCGTCAAGGAGGGCGATGTGCTTTCCATGCGCGGCAGGGGACGGCTCGAAGTGAAGGAGATTCGCGGTCAGACGAAGAAGGGGCGCATCAGCGTGCTCCTGCACCGCTATCTGTGATGACGAAACGAGGTTTCTCTAAGAGAAAGGACTGAGGCGGTTCTCGTGCCGATTTTTTTGAGCATTTGCATCGTAGTCTTGGATCAAGTCGTGAAATTCCTTGTCGCCCATGAGATGTTTCCGGGAATGTCAATCCCCGTCATACAAGATGTCTTTCATATCACGTTCGTTTTGAATCCCGGCGCTGCCTTCGGCATCCTCGCCCATCAGCGCTCTTTTTTTATCGTCATGGGCATCGTCATCGTCATCTTGGGCGGCCTTTTCTCGCCCTACATCCGCCGCCAGTGCCGCATCTTTCGCTGCGGCACGTCACTCCTGCTCGGCGGCGCCCTGGGCAATCTGATCGACCGCGTGCGCTTCGGGCATGTCATCGACTTCTTTGATTTCCGTATATGGCCGGTCTTCAATATCGCGGACATCGCCATCGTCGTCGGCGTCGCGGCCATCATCTACGCCATCCTCTTCAAGATGCACCCTGCGGAGGACGCTTGACATGAAGGAACGGCTGATCGTCGACGAAGGGGCTGCGGGAGAACGTCTCGACCGCTTTCTCGCCGGCAGGGAACTGGAGGTTTCGCGCTCCCATATCCAAAAGCTGATCGAAAGCGGCTGCGTCCTCGTCAACGGCAGGACGGCGAAGGCGAATGCCAAGCTGCGCGAAGGGGATGCCGTGGAGACGGAACTTCCTGAAGCGCGGGAGTTGGAGATCCTGCCGGAAGACATCCCCTTGGACATCCTCTATGAGGATTCGGACGTCATCGTCATCAATAAGGCGCGCGGCATGGTTGTCCATCCGGCGGCGGGAGCAGCGGACGGCACGCTCGTCAATGCGCTGCTCCATCACTGCGAGGACTTGTCGGGCATCAACGGCGTCATACGTCCGGGCATCGTGCACCGGCTCGACAAGGATACGTCGGGCGTCATGGTGGCGGCGAAGAACGATCGGGCGCATGTCGACCTCGCCGAGCAGATTCGGGAGAAGACGGCGCAGCGCATCTATCGGGCGATCGTCTGCGGCACGATCGCCGAGGACAGGGGCGAGATCCGTGCGCCGATCGGCCGCCATCCGACGGAGCGCAAGAAGATGGCAGTCGTGCCGGGCGGCAAGGAAGCGACGACGCTCTTTCGCGTCGTGGAGCGCTTCCCTGCGCACACGCTTGTCGAGTGCCGCCTGAAGACAGGGCGCACACACCAGATTCGCGTCCACATGGCATATATCGACCATCCGCTGCTCGGCGATCCGAAATACGGCAGGAAGACGCCCGATATAGCGGGGCAGGCGCTTCATTCCTGCGAGCTCTCGTTCGCGCATCCGCGCACGAAAGAGCGCATGACATTCGCGGCAGAAATGCCCGAGGATATGAAAGCGATCCTTCATGCCTTGCGGCGAGGGCGCTGAAGCGGCTGAACACGTGGAGAAGGCAAGGCAGCTGATGGACGAAAACGCCATCGAAGGACAGAAAGGGGCGGGATGATATGGCAACCTTGGTCGACAAGACGGTTCTGATGGATGAAGATGCGATCCGCCGCGCACTCACGCGCATTTCGCACGAGATCGTGGAGAGGAACAAGGGCACGGCGGGGATCGTTCTCGTCGGCATACGAAGCCGCGGCATTCCGCTCGCGGAGCGCATCGCAGCGGCGATTGAGAAGATTGAGGGAACGAGGCCTGCCATCGGCGTCCTCGACATCACGCTGTACCGCGACGATCTCTCGACTCTCGCGTATCAGCCCGTCGTGCGTGAGACGGAGATTCCCGTCGACATCACGGGAAAGACCATCGTGCTCGTCGATGATGTGCTCTACACGGGGCGGACGATCCGTGCGGCGCTCGACGCCTTGATCGACATGGGGCGTCCGAAGATCATCCAGCTCGCCGTCCTCATCGATCGAGGCCACAGGGAGCTGCCGATCCGCGCCGACTTCGTGGGAAAGAACGTGCCGACCTCCTCCAAGGAGGAGATTCGCGTCATGCTCGAAGAGCACGACGCGGAGGAGCGCGTCGTGCTTGCCGAGAGGCAGGAGGCGTGACATCTGCATACAAAAAAGAGAAGAGGCTGCAGCGCCTTTGCCTGCAGCCCCTTCTCTTTTTCGTATCGTATCTCACAGCATCGCCTTGTATCGCGCCTGCTCCTCCTTGGGAATGGAAAGTGCATCCATGGCCTTTTCCGCCGTCAGTTGCAGATTCGCCATAAGGCTGCGGATGGAAAAAACTCGTTCCTTCTCCATGCCTTTCTCCATGCCTTCCTCTCGCGCCTCTTCCGCGCGAACCTCCAAGGCAAGTTCTTGATCCCACTGGAAGCTTACCATGTCAAAGACCTCCTTTTCCTGTTTTTCCGTAAAGTATTCTGTTAAATAGCCGTTGGCAATGCAATATTGTATCGCCCTCGGCACGGCTTGATCGAGAGTGCATCCTTCATGCACGCTTTCGCGCACTTTTGCGACGAAAGTGCTGTAGGCCTTGAGCGGAGCACATTTGTCGAGGAGTTCATTTCCTGCAGCATCATTGATGTTGATGACCTCGACGATAAGTTCCATTGCACCTTTTGTATCGCCAAAGGCATCGGATAGACGCAGCTGCCATTGTTTCGGCATGTTTGCTCTGCCGTTGTAGAAGACGTAAAATTTCGGTGCGGGCAAATCTATGCGTTTTGACTGATAGGGGGATTTCGCGGTAACGTGTTGACGGTAAAGTTCTGCGATATACCAAAGAATACGCAGAGGCATATTGTCGTTCACCGTGCTTTGATGCTCAAGCAAAATGATATGACGATTCTTGACGATAAAGCTCACGTCGTTTTTCTCGCTGTCAAAGAAGACTTCATCCATGGTTGTAAGGCGAATATCGTGAATATCTGCCGAAGCGCCCTCCAGGCATTCATAGATTTCAGGCAGACGCTTTTCGTTGTTGAATATATCTCGAAACAGTGAATCCTTATATGTGCGCCGAGTTTTCCTCACGGATTGCCACCTCCTCAATCTGATTATACTATGAATCATATTTTTTCGACAAGATATAACGTCGGAAAAGAAAATGTCTAAGGCTATCGTCTTTAATTTCTTTCAATACATAGATCTTTAGGTGGGAAAATACATCTTTTTTGGAAACTCTGAGATTTTCAGCCTATGACCCTCCATATATGAGCGCGACGGCGCTGCAACGGCGGCGGGAGATACGACGCTCATCGCGGGGAGCAACAAGGCAGACCTCAACGAGGGCAAGCTGTCCAAACTGTTTGGTGCCGAGATCCGCATCAACAACGCCTTTGGTGGCGCGACGGCATACACGGCGACCGAGAACGCCGTCACCGTCGCGGCAGCGGGTGTGGTGACAGGAAGCGTCGCGGGCGCAGAGATCGAGCAGCAAAACAACTCTGCGGACGGCGCGTCGTTCACGGCGGCCGCCGCAAAGAACACGGTCGCGAATACGGGCGGCACGGTAAAGAAGGCGATGGGTGCCTCCGTGACGCTCCACGCGGACCATGCAGGGGATGTACAGGCGACACTCACGGAGAACGCCGTCACGGGCACGGGCGGCACATTTGCGGGCGACGTGCGGGGCGGTGTGGCAGACGTCTTCGCAGAGACGGGCACGGCGACTGCCACCCTCACGAAGAACACGGTCGATCTCACGAATGCCGCGCTCGATGACGCCCACATCCGCGCGGGCCATGCCGTTGCCCGTACAAGGGCGGCAGGGAAGACTGCATCCGCTGCGTCCAATGAAAACGTGCTGCAGCTGAAGAACGCCTCCGGCACAGCGAATAATCTCATCGGCGGCAACGCCTATATCGAGGCAGACCTTGGTGGTGCGACGGCTGCCGCAGACAAAAACAGCGTCACCGCCCTTGGCGGCACGCTGACGGCGGCGAACAATGTCTACGGCGGAAAAACAGAGGCGGTCGGCCAGGACGCCACCGTCACAGCGGCGGCGACCGCACGGACAGAGGGGAATACAGTCACGGCAGATGCGGGCACGTTCCTGGGGCAGCTCTACGGCGGCGATTCCTACGCAAGCACAGATAGTGCGGGATCCGGCATGCCGGGTACGGCAGCCGCCGTCACCGCTGGCAACACGCTGAACCTCGCCGCTGCTGCCGTCACGAACGGGGAGAGCTACGGCGGCTACGCCTCGGCGAGGAGCACGACGGGCGATGTCAGCCTCACCGTCACGCAGAACAAGGTGCTTGGCACACATGGCACCACTGCAGAGGTAGATGGCGCCTATGGCATATTGACGCAGACGGCAGCGACGACGCGTACCGTCACGGGGACGCTCGCGGAGAATACGCTGACGCTCACGAACGGCAAGGCGGGCAGCGCCTACGGCGGCTTTTTGCGTCTGGGCAAGGCGTTCGGCGCGGCAGAACTGACCGCCACGAAGAACAGCGCCGCGCTCACGGACGTCGAGAGCGCTAGCTCGGCAGCCCTCGCCGGCAGCAGCATCGAGGCGAGGGATGCAGCGGGGAATCTGAAGCTCACCGCCAAGGAGAATACCATCACGGCGCGCGGGGCGGATCTCAGCGCGGACAAAATCTACGGCAGCCATATCCTCGCGCAAAACGCGAACGCCGGCAAGACGGAGATCCTCGCAGAGAAGAACCGTGCGAGCGCGGCAGGCAAGGAGATCGCGAATCTTGCGGGCAGCTATGCGGAGATGTATACGAATGCGGCGGCGGATCTCACGGCGACCTTCCGGGAGAACAGCGCCGAGGGGAGCGGCACGAAGCTTGAGGGTGTCTATGGCATAGACACCTCTGTCCGCCAGAAAGACGGCACAGCGGCGGTAATCGCCGAGAGAAACGCAGCGACCGTGACGAAGGCGAATGCCGTGGAAAGCATCCACGGTGCATACATCAACTATCGGCGGGATCCTAGCGCCACGGCGGCGGCCGATACCGCGCTCACGGCGACGGGGAACACGGTGCGGCTCGTGGAGGGCACGGCGGAGAGCATGAGCGGCGTGAACATGACGGCGACGAACGCCTTTGGCGGCGCGACGACATACACGGCGACCGAGAACGCCGCCACCATCGAGGCAAAGGGCGTGGTGACAAGCAGCGCCTATGGCGTCTATCTCTCACAGGAAACTTCCTCCGAGGACGGCGCATCGTTCACGGCGCATGTAGCGAAGAACCGCGTCACGAGCACGGGCGGCGCGGTGAAGGATGCCTACGGCGCACTTGCCGCCCTGAGAGTGAACAATGCGGGCGATGCGGCGGCAACGCTCACGGAGAACGCCGTCACGGGCACGGGCGGTACATTCGCGAACAAGCTGTACGGCGGCTGGGCAGAACTCATCTCAACGAAGAGCGCAGCGACCGCCGCCCTCACGAAGAACACGGTCAAGCTCACCAATGCCAAGCTCGATGACACCCGCATCCAGGCGGGGTATGCCGTGGTCATTACGAAAGCGGCAGGGAAGACCGCATCCGCTGCGGCACATGAAAATGTACTGCTGCTGAAGAACGCCTCCGGCACAGTGCAGGAGCTCATCGGCGGCGTTGCCTCCGGCACGGCAGAGCGCGCGGGCGCAGCGGCTGCGGCAGACAAAAACAGGGTCACCGTAGAGGGCGGTACGCTGACGGCGGCAAGCGATGTGTACGGCGGCACAGTAGGGGCGGTCGGCAAGGATGCCCCCGTTACAGCGTCGGCATCAGAGAATACCGTCACCCTCTCCGCCGCTGCTCCGTGGAGACAGGTCCGCGGCGGCAGGGTCAATGCCTCCGCTGACGGGGCGGCTGCGACGGCGACAGCAAGCAAGAACACGCTGAACCTCGCATACGGCACATTCACGGCGGAGATCGACGGCGGCTATGCCAGCACAGACGGCGCAGGAGGACAGGCGGCGGCAAACGAGAACACCGTGAACATCAGCGGCGGCATCTATCAGAAGAGCATCTATGCCGCCACTGCGGATGCGGGCAGTGCAGCCGGCACCGTCGCGACCGTCAAGGATAACCGCATCGTCATCACGGGCACGCCCAACCTCTCTGCGGCGCAGCTCCATGGATACTACGCAAAGGGCGCGACGAAGAACATCGCAGGCAACGCGCTCGTCGTCAAGGAGACGAAGGGCATCAAGGCAGAATCCATCGATGGATTCCAAAAGCTTGAGTTCTGGCTGCCCGCGGGCATGACGAAGGACGACACCATGCTCTGGCTCTCGTCCACGAGCAATACCAACCTCACGGGCACGGACATCACGGCGCATCTGCGCGGCGATGAGACCGAGAAGCGCCTGCGCCTCCTCTACACAGAGAAAGCGCAGATCCAGAAGGACGGCACGACCACCATGACCGTCTGGAAGGGCGTCTCCGATGTGACTACGGCGAAGATCGGCATTACCAAGGATAATAAGGAGCTGATTGTCAAGACCGACGGCTCCGCCATCGACGAGGGCGATAAGCCAACGCCGAAACCGCCGCCGCCGACACCGCCAACGCCGCCGCCAACACCACCGACACCTCCAACCCCGCCGCCGACACCACCAACACCGCCGACCCCACCACCGACACCACCGACCCCGCCAACACCACCGCCGACACCACCAACGCCTACACCGACCCCCGATCCGAAACAGCAGGTGTTGGACAATCGCAAGTCTGTCGTCGAGACGATGGCAGGCGCGGTCGCCTTCCTCGGCGCAGGTGCGGACCTCGCT is from Selenomonas sputigena ATCC 35185 and encodes:
- a CDS encoding TIGR03960 family B12-binding radical SAM protein; this encodes MSWKIKRRLREQLERERGYFSFPTGTRRAFALVYPNSYFVGMSNLGLHIIYDLLNRRPDTACERFFLPSDEEQREHERTGTPLLSLENQQPLHRFSLIGFAVSFEMDYFNLLRILQLGKVKLLAAERGEQDAIVLAGGPCATFNPEPLSLFVDAFVIGEGEVVMPALMDAYDDAVRQGLSRAELLCALSKVEGVYVPSLYAHDYDESARLCAIRPAAGAPSRVTRQWVRDLDEFPAHTVVVTDDTEFNLYLIETARGCGRHCRFCMAGYCFRQPRNRSLKVLEKEVQEAKKYEKRIGLMGAAISDYPEIDALCRDILAENLGMSVASFRADSVTEELVASLSRSGLRTITLAPEAGSVRMRKIINKGIEEEHLRHTVDLALQAGIRQFRLYLMIGLPYEEEEDIKAIVDMTVRLHEHIRAKKEHAQITLSINPFIPKPFTPFQWLPMADEKWVKDAMKTIRKGLASYRSIRIIAESPKSAYVQGVLARGDRRVARALHRAFLAGGAKSFKRALKEEGLSFADFLQVRHAEDAVFPWDALDMGFPKQYLYRELQRAAVLQYTKPCFSGCTRCGVCDTMEERHVSAQT
- the nrdR gene encoding transcriptional regulator NrdR, which gives rise to MRCPFCKEEDSRVVDSRAADDGNTIRRRRECTSCGKRFTTYETVEKIPLMVIKNDGRRVVFDRNKLLNGLIRSCDKRDIPTERIIALADEIEKELRNTMNREVYTRDIGELVMEKLKNFDEVAYIRFASVYRKFADISGFREELEALLREKNPS
- a CDS encoding YggS family pyridoxal phosphate-dependent enzyme translates to MIEENLHEVLRSIEESRAKRTIADAKEPVRLVAVTKNHGVAEMREAIAHGVTDIGENRIQEAREKFETLERTAVWHLIGHLQKNKAKYAVKLFDLIHSVDTLELAEALDKEAGKSGKRQDVLVQVNLAKEASKSGIYEEDLQPLLEAVDALPHLRLCGLMCIAPNYDEVEETRPLFRRMYEIFQRTKEFPWKTANINYLSMGMTHDYRIAVEEGANIVRVGTAIFGPRQY
- a CDS encoding YgiQ family radical SAM protein — encoded protein: MVGSVKDFLPMSRADMEARGWDELDFIFVSGDAYVDHPGFGTAIICRVLEAHGYRVGVIAQPDWHSAKDFRRLGKPRLAFLVSSGNLDSVLARFTAAKKLRRQDAYSPGGRMNCRPERAVSVYVKRLREAWGAIPVIIGGIEASLRRMAHYDYWSDEVRPSILLESGADLLIYGMGEKQIVEIAAELHAGVAIENVQDVRGTCYRVPNRDYVWDYVELPPYEKVAKDKAQFADAFRVEYLEQDALRGRRLIQQNEEICVVQNPPALPLTTEEMDEIYELPYRYTWHPVYDKAGGVPAIAEVKFSLVSQRGCFGGCHFCAIVSHQGRIIQHRSKESLLREAKRLIALPDFKGYIHDVGGPTANFYEPSCSAQLVRGTCRGKACLSPLCENLRADHREYLAILESLRTLPGVKKVFIRSGIRFDYLQQAHDDFLEVLCRHHISGQLRIAPEHVSRRVTRLMGKPGKSVYLRFVKAFEEMNRKIGKKQYLVPYFMSSHPGAHIEDAVELAEFIHERGYHPEQVQDFIPTPGTLSTCMYHTGINPLTGEKVYTAKKAEEKRMQRALLQYWLPENDAIVRKALHLAGRSDLIGYGKKCLLRPKRRETVEKTRKKRRKEKGI
- a CDS encoding cell division protein SepF: MGFIDKVCGKIGLIDPEDINDKRDLRDEDDDFAEFDEMEREEAPASNVVNFQAAAANAAMNNVAAYKMKVVVIEPKSFDDAQQVANCLREKRPVVINFENTIEEDAKRITDFISGTIYALNGEIKKVSNNVFFCAPSNVNISYSEDKKSVSTEMPWLKK
- the pgeF gene encoding peptidoglycan editing factor PgeF yields the protein MFQLRHSGGLWRGSFSLFPEEGLAHGISTRLGGVSKPPFAALNMALHVGDCAADVSENRRFFAEALGLDAARIVTPRQVHGDEVRLVRASDAGMGASCYDESVPACDALMTAQAGLPLLLCFADCVPLLFFDPVRRVVAAAHAGWKGTVAEIGRKTVQRMAETFGSRPQDILAGIGPSIGACCFEVGEEVAAAFRAAFPEAPELLSHSPEGKRTIDLWAANRLQLEAAGLLPAHIDSADVCTKCNAGLFFSYREEHGTTGRFAAWIALK